Proteins encoded together in one Microplitis mediator isolate UGA2020A chromosome 7, iyMicMedi2.1, whole genome shotgun sequence window:
- the LOC130671168 gene encoding uncharacterized protein LOC130671168: MGGNDGSDNREPHFTPEKDGVSSVDKTALEETATATSTPSDKSTVGADSNKKKEGVDHQKESKQEEDPQQAADQDQESDEDWDEMSLSSSLNDTIVKKTPPKNKASNKTTKNEKKLEDLLEEVKNEFYNVICNCQKATTYEVREMIEELNRDMKRVVREKEKMKETTRCRCIYEREKEREKQEQAINKIQEELRE, translated from the exons ATGGGAGGGAACGACGGGAGTGACAACAGAGAGCCTCACTTCACGCCGGAGAAAGATGGCGTGAGTAGCGTGGATAAAACAGCATTAGAAGAGACAGCAACAGCGACAAGTACGCCAAGTGACAAGTCAACAGTGGGAGCAGatagcaacaaaaaaaaggaAGGGGTAGACCACCAAAAG GAAAGTAAGCAAGAAGAAGATCCACAGCAAGCAGCCGACCAAGACCAGGAATCTGATGAGGATTGGGATGAGATGTCACTCTCAAGCAGCCTGAATGATACAATCGTGAAAAAAACACCGCCAAAAAACAAAGCAAGCAATAAAACGACAAAGAACGAGAAAAAACTAGAAGATTTACTAGAGGAAGTGAAAAACGAATTCTACAACGTGATCTGCAACTGTCAAAAGGCAACAACATATGAGGTAAGAGAGATGATCGAGGAACTAAACAGAGACATGAAGAGAGTGGTcagagaaaaagaaaaaatgaaggAGACCACAAGATGCAGATGTATTTATGAGAGGGaaaaagaaagagaaaaaCAAGAAcaagcaataaataaaatacaagaaGAACTAAGggaataa